The Pogoniulus pusillus isolate bPogPus1 chromosome 6, bPogPus1.pri, whole genome shotgun sequence genomic interval atggcaggggcttggaactggatgagctttgaagtcacCTCCAAGCCAAGcccttctctgattccatgatctatTAGGGTGGACAGGGACCCGACCAGTCAAGGGCCCTGTGCCCATGTAAGCACCACAGTCCTGGCTGTGGTGGGTGTGCTGCTGGGGTGTCCCACTTGTgtgggacagacagacagaccagTTTGGGTTGCATGTGATTTGGCTTTTCAGAGCAGCACTcttgctggggacagcagtgaTGTACCTGAGGCACCTCCCACTCAGCCATGCttggctgaacacctccactaGCTGCTTGACTCGGAGACATCACTGCACCTCCAGGCCAGCACCCTGCCATATGCTCCTCTGGAGCACGGCACTGCTCCTCTTGTCCCCTCTCAGCCCACTGACCCCaccagggagcagctgctgagacCCTCCTGACAGCAGCACAAAACCAGGCAGATGAGGGATGAAACTGTCCCAACTGCCCCTCTAGTCCCAGACACAAAACCTCAGTGAAGACACTTCATGACGTGTGGACCTGCAGGGATGTCCCACTGCAGCATGGCAGCCTGGATCGGTCCCTGCTGGTCGCGGTCAGTGGCTGGTCAGGATGTGCCTGAGGCTCAAGGAGACAGGCTCTGGGTTCAGGTGTGTCCCAAAGGAGAAGCAGTTACCACCACCACCgatgagcagcagctcctcctcctctggcagaAGGACACTGCTGTGGTTGTGCAGCATCAGTGGCCACTCCAGGTGCTcctggaaagggagagagagcacagcacaagactgcagcatctgctcctccccCACTGCTGTGGAGACTTCAGGTGGTGCCTTTGTCTGACGCATCGGCCCCACTGGGTCTCATGtaggatcccttggcccactGTACCATTCCCGGATGTGGGCAAAGCCAGACAGGGAGCAAAGGATGAGCAACCACAATCTCCTCCTCCAGTctgctgcactcccccagcacctgcagcccagccaccTTTAATGGAGGGCAAAGTCTTTGTTCTCAGTCATGTTTCTCCTTCCAGAACACAGCCAGCCACTGTCTGAATGCAAGCAGACCCCGGCACCTGTGTCCTTGGCAAGGAGTTCGGCGCTCCTGTGGGAACCACTCTGCAGAAGGTGATGCCTGCCATTTCTTTTGTCCCAGAAGCAGCCATGcatgctcctgccccagcacaaagAGGGAGCGTGGACTTTGTAAAGTCCAGGACACACATGGGAgctcaagggaggggattctgcccctctgttctgctgctgagacccccacctggagcTGTGGTGTCCCCAACACAACGACATGGAATGGCTGGAGCGGCTCCAGCAGccgtgaagatgatcagaggctggagcacgTCCCCTaggggaacaggctgagagggctggggcaggctccagggagaccttacagcagccttccagtacaggagagctgaagaggggcatctgagaagagcctgtggtAACAGGACAAGGCGCAATGGACTGAAACTGGAgtgggggagatttaggttggacaccaggaaggaactctttgctatgagggtggagaggcactggcacaggctgcccagagaagctgtgcacagctcctccctggaggtgttctaggccaggatggatgagggaggctttgagcagcctgggatagtgggagtgtccctgtccacggcagggggttagaactggatgagctgtaagtcccttccaactgaagccaTTCTAGGACTGACAGCCTGAAGCCCCTCCCAGAGGGCCACGCCCCCCATACCACTCTGCCCACCCCAAGAGGGACTGCCCGTGCTCACCGTGCTGATGGCATAGTCCGCGCTTAGCCCGGTCGCCAAGTCCACGACGGTGATGCCTGGTGCCAGGGCCGAGTGCAGCCAGACTccccccaccagcagcagcctcccgtGGTGCACGTGGGCTGTGTGTGAGTACCTGCGATCCCGAGCCAGACCCCatcagtgccaggcaggggcagccaagaccctgcccagcaccctctgCTCACCGTGGCACCAGAGGAGGCCTCGTCTCCAGCGCCTGCCACCGAAAGcctccctccagctgctccaggaagCAAAGGGAGCCCAGGGGCTGCTCGGCTGCCCCCAGGCCccctgccaccagcacccctcccttccagctgcaggcactgtgcGAGTGGCGACCTTCTGGGGCTGGACCCTCCACAGGAATCTGGGGAGACAcaacagcagggctggagctggccacaCTGCACCTCCTCACTCCCAGGCTCCTAaagagcttctcctgctgcagtcctggggaggtgatgctgtgccctgctgcagcacaggagcagctgctgggggacagcagcaggggaaggccCATCCCAGGCgtgctcctccagggatggctaagTGGTGTCTCGACTTCCACCCTCTCCAGCATCTTCCTGGCCTTCAGGCTCTAGAGGGTGGcattcctgggcagctcctAGAGGGAACTTTCTCTGCTCCCTTGCAGGCTGCCTCCTGGTCAAGACACAGATCTGGGAGCCACAAGCACAGAAGCAGGGCAGCTCTTACTGGGGCACAGGACAGCTCCTGGGTGTGCAGGGAATGCCACGGGGTGACAGACAGGAGGTgacaggcagggaggtgacagGCAGGGCAGCTCTTACCAGGGCACAGGACAGCTCCTGGGTGTGCAAGAAATGCCAGTCCCCCAGCACGGGCTGCGTGGCCGAGCGGCCGCCGAAGAGGAACAGGTACTGctggcctgcagggacagggacgtCAGGGTGCAGCCCCTCACAAGAACAAATCCTGTCTGCCCAGAAGCCGAGTCGGGACAGACCCCGCAGGAGCACCAAGGCTCCTCAGGCACTTGCCTGGCAGGCCCCACGGGACAGGCAGGGCAGCCCCGAGCGTGGGCACCTCCCCTGCCGCCGCCTTCTCACCTCGGAAGGTCACTGGGGTCGCGCTGTGCCTCCAGCGCAGAGCTGCCggctccagggcaggctgcagcctcgctggctgcaggctgatgGCAGCTGGGGCCCAGGCACTGCAACTCCCGGGGAACTTCAGCCACAGCATTCCCAGGCCTGCACGGGACGGGGACGTTCGACCTCCCACCACCAGCGCCAGACCAGCGGCGACGCAGCTGACAGTGTGGTACAGCCGCCCGTCTGCAGacaccaagcaccacagcccacTCAGCCCCTGCCGTGGAGCCCACGGATCAAGAACTGGgctggggagaccttggagtgcaaCCGtggacccagccctgccccggcGTCACCAACCCacaaccctcagcaccacatcggggaaactcctccagggatgggcactccaccactgccctgggcagcctggcacaggcctgcACAATCCTCAAAGGGCACAAACTGGTCCTCCAGGACAACCTcaacttgaagctgtttcctGTTCTCCCACCACTTAGAagacccccagctgcctccaagatgctctcagggagctgcagagccccatgaggtctctcctcagcctctgctccagccccccagctccctcagctgctcctcacttctccagacccctctcctccttctccagacccttgcccagctttggtgccctccactggccctgccccagcccctcaagGTCTTTCTGGCACTCAGGGACCCAAGCCTGCCCCCAggcttccagctgtggcctccccagtgcccagcccagaagctcaatccctgccctgctcctgctgcccataccagtgctgctccaggccaggctgctggtgcccttcttgcccacctgggcactccatggctcatcttcagccgcTGCCACCACCCCCCAGGGCCTTTCCCACCAGACAGTTTACAGCAACTACTCAGGCTGGAGCCTCCATGGGGCTGCTGTGACCCCAGTGCAGGATCCAGCTCTCAGGACCTTCAGCTCTCCAGGTGCCCCCATCCCCACACTCTGCCATCAGCTGTCCCCGGGCACTGCTCAgcgctgcccagcagcagcggAACTCACCCCATCCACCGCTCTCCATCCTgacgctgcctgctgcccagcgccccgcctgcctcagcagcagctggcagctcctggcacggCGGTGctgcccctcctcctgcccaaagcCCCCGGTGGTCAGCACCACGCCAGGCTGCACCAGCACGGAGCAGTGCCCGAAGCGCCGAGGGCCGAGGGCCGAGCTGACGGCACACGGTGCTGCGGGGACGCTGCCGGCCAGGGCGGGACCGTGGCCATCGGGAGCTGCAAGGCAAGGAGCAGTTGAGAGctgcaccattgatcaccaccctctgaactctaccttgtaaccagttcctaacccacttcACTGTccgctcttccatcccacacctcctcagctcccctgagccttctctctcccaggctgaacaaaggcagctccctcagcagtccCTAGACAGCTCTGCCAGTGCCCTGACcattctcctggcccttctctggaccctctccagcctgcccccacCCTTCTTGTACAGCAGGGACCAAACCTGAGCTCAGTGCTCAAGGCACAGCCTGGCCAGCGCTGAGCAGATTGGGACAACACCTTCGtccctgctgctgacagctaaggcagcccagcagcctgttgGCTCTCCTTGCCACCATAAGTCAGTGCTCACTCATCCTGAGCCTTGTCCACccagaccccaggtcctcctccaCAGTGCTGCCAGTCTGAGCTGCGTGCCTGGGTTGTGTGTTCCCAGGTGCAAGCCCTGAACTGGGCCTCATTAAACTTCACAcagctccttcctgcccccTCAACCAGCCTGTCGAGACCTTTCTGAGGGTGCCTCTCCCTTCTGGGGTGGCAGCTTCCCCACTTACTGGCCCTTAACTGAGGGACAGAGCCCATGTCTTGAGGTTGTACTCCAAGGACCAGTGACAGCCACAGGGCAGATTTAACCCCACACACTCCCTGGGCTTCCGTTTCATTGCTCTGGTTGGACACAGCAGCATGGGTTCCATGGCCCTGCTGGCAATGCCACCCTGCCTTacccctgcccagctgcttcccctgctccctggaacacagctctcaACCTCCAGCTGCAAACAGAGCTTGTGGTGCTACCTGGTGAGCAGGACTGATAACGGGAAACCACCTTCTGCTTTCCACCCTGCCAAGGGAAGCCAGCAGCCTGAAGCAGGAACGTtcttggctgctgccagctccttatCGCGGAAGCATTGTCTCGGTCCTGGCTGTTCCCCAGCTGCACCACTCCTGCCCCTCTGAACAGAGCAGCACTTCAGAAATGCTGCAGTTGCAGCTCCACCCGCAGGGACAGCACAGCAGGGGACAAGCCGCGGCAGAGAGCTCGGCTGATGGTGTAGGAAGGAGAGCCACCTCTAGCAGCTGGAAGGGCAGAATCCACAGGCAGCCATGTCTGGAGGGAAGCGGAGAGGCTGCAGGATCCCAAAACAcgggggagcagggcaga includes:
- the LCMT2 gene encoding tRNA wybutosine-synthesizing protein 4 isoform X1, whose protein sequence is MGRGRPGTPRPAAVQCTGGSSAVSKCSAAARGYIQDRFLPFLVGRQRRRAPLIHRGYYIRARAMDHCIQDFLLRTRSHPRAQILSLGAGFDSLYFRLKDLGLLHHTVVYEVDFPCVVSHKAALIRGAEELSVLVGDAGGAPGAVPFSAGDYKLLGADLSQLPELERALEQAGVDKEIPTLLIAEVVLAYMESNRSDALLSWAAEHFPCAGFLLYEQLCPQDPFGRVMQQHFARLGSALRSLAQYPDCEAQRSRFLAQGWGECSAMDMNQFFTCCTPEEEQQRLQALEPFDEYEQEWHLKCSHYFVLAASKGMEPPWTPLVPIRTAPDGHGPALAGSVPAAPCAVSSALGPRRFGHCSVLVQPGVVLTTGGFGQEEGQHRRARSCQLLLRQAGRWAAGSVRMESGGWDGRLYHTVSCVAAGLALVVGGRTSPSRAGLGMLWLKFPGSCSAWAPAAISLQPARLQPALEPAALRWRHSATPVTFRGQQYLFLFGGRSATQPVLGDWHFLHTQELSCALIPVEGPAPEGRHSHSACSWKGGVLVAGGLGAAEQPLGSLCFLEQLEGGFRWQALETRPPLVPRYSHTAHVHHGRLLLVGGVWLHSALAPGITVVDLATGLSADYAISTEHLEWPLMLHNHSSVLLPEEEELLLIGGGGNCFSFGTHLNPEPVSLSLRHILTSH
- the LCMT2 gene encoding tRNA wybutosine-synthesizing protein 4 isoform X4, with product MGRGRPGTPRPAAVQCTGGSSAVSKCSAAARGYIQDRFLPFLILSLGAGFDSLYFRLKDLGLLHHTVVYEVDFPCVVSHKAALIRGAEELSVLVGDAGGAPGAVPFSAGDYKLLGADLSQLPELERALEQAGVDKEIPTLLIAEVVLAYMESNRSDALLSWAAEHFPCAGFLLYEQLCPQDPFGRVMQQHFARLGSALRSLAQYPDCEAQRSRFLAQGWGECSAMDMNQFFTCCTPEEEQQRLQALEPFDEYEQEWHLKCSHYFVLAASKGMEPPWTPLVPIRTAPDGHGPALAGSVPAAPCAVSSALGPRRFGHCSVLVQPGVVLTTGGFGQEEGQHRRARSCQLLLRQAGRWAAGSVRMESGGWDGRLYHTVSCVAAGLALVVGGRTSPSRAGLGMLWLKFPGSCSAWAPAAISLQPARLQPALEPAALRWRHSATPVTFRGQQYLFLFGGRSATQPVLGDWHFLHTQELSCALIPVEGPAPEGRHSHSACSWKGGVLVAGGLGAAEQPLGSLCFLEQLEGGFRWQALETRPPLVPRYSHTAHVHHGRLLLVGGVWLHSALAPGITVVDLATGLSADYAISTEHLEWPLMLHNHSSVLLPEEEELLLIGGGGNCFSFGTHLNPEPVSLSLRHILTSH
- the LCMT2 gene encoding tRNA wybutosine-synthesizing protein 4 isoform X3: METGLGGAGGSRPRSPLGLSALGTPRPAGGYYIRARAMDHCIQDFLLRTRSHPRAQILSLGAGFDSLYFRLKDLGLLHHTVVYEVDFPCVVSHKAALIRGAEELSVLVGDAGGAPGAVPFSAGDYKLLGADLSQLPELERALEQAGVDKEIPTLLIAEVVLAYMESNRSDALLSWAAEHFPCAGFLLYEQLCPQDPFGRVMQQHFARLGSALRSLAQYPDCEAQRSRFLAQGWGECSAMDMNQFFTCCTPEEEQQRLQALEPFDEYEQEWHLKCSHYFVLAASKGMEPPWTPLVPIRTAPDGHGPALAGSVPAAPCAVSSALGPRRFGHCSVLVQPGVVLTTGGFGQEEGQHRRARSCQLLLRQAGRWAAGSVRMESGGWDGRLYHTVSCVAAGLALVVGGRTSPSRAGLGMLWLKFPGSCSAWAPAAISLQPARLQPALEPAALRWRHSATPVTFRGQQYLFLFGGRSATQPVLGDWHFLHTQELSCALIPVEGPAPEGRHSHSACSWKGGVLVAGGLGAAEQPLGSLCFLEQLEGGFRWQALETRPPLVPRYSHTAHVHHGRLLLVGGVWLHSALAPGITVVDLATGLSADYAISTEHLEWPLMLHNHSSVLLPEEEELLLIGGGGNCFSFGTHLNPEPVSLSLRHILTSH
- the LCMT2 gene encoding tRNA wybutosine-synthesizing protein 4 isoform X5, with protein sequence MDHCIQDFLLRTRSHPRAQILSLGAGFDSLYFRLKDLGLLHHTVVYEVDFPCVVSHKAALIRGAEELSVLVGDAGGAPGAVPFSAGDYKLLGADLSQLPELERALEQAGVDKEIPTLLIAEVVLAYMESNRSDALLSWAAEHFPCAGFLLYEQLCPQDPFGRVMQQHFARLGSALRSLAQYPDCEAQRSRFLAQGWGECSAMDMNQFFTCCTPEEEQQRLQALEPFDEYEQEWHLKCSHYFVLAASKGMEPPWTPLVPIRTAPDGHGPALAGSVPAAPCAVSSALGPRRFGHCSVLVQPGVVLTTGGFGQEEGQHRRARSCQLLLRQAGRWAAGSVRMESGGWDGRLYHTVSCVAAGLALVVGGRTSPSRAGLGMLWLKFPGSCSAWAPAAISLQPARLQPALEPAALRWRHSATPVTFRGQQYLFLFGGRSATQPVLGDWHFLHTQELSCALIPVEGPAPEGRHSHSACSWKGGVLVAGGLGAAEQPLGSLCFLEQLEGGFRWQALETRPPLVPRYSHTAHVHHGRLLLVGGVWLHSALAPGITVVDLATGLSADYAISTEHLEWPLMLHNHSSVLLPEEEELLLIGGGGNCFSFGTHLNPEPVSLSLRHILTSH
- the LCMT2 gene encoding tRNA wybutosine-synthesizing protein 4 isoform X2; amino-acid sequence: MGRGRPGTPRPAAVQCTGGSSAVSKCSAAARGYIQDRFLPFLVGRQRRRAPLIHRGYYIRARAMDHCIQDFLLRTRSHPRAQILSLGAGFDSLYFRLKDLGLLHHTVVYEVDFPCVVSHKAALIRGAEELSVLVGDAGGAPGAVPFSAGDYKLLGADLSQLPELERALEQAGVDKEIPTLLIAEVVLAYMESNRSDALLSWAAEHFPCAGFLLYEQLCPQDPFGRVMQQHFARLGSALRSLAQYPDCEAQRSRFLAQGWGECSAMDMNQFFTCCTPEEEQQRLQALEPFDEYEEWHLKCSHYFVLAASKGMEPPWTPLVPIRTAPDGHGPALAGSVPAAPCAVSSALGPRRFGHCSVLVQPGVVLTTGGFGQEEGQHRRARSCQLLLRQAGRWAAGSVRMESGGWDGRLYHTVSCVAAGLALVVGGRTSPSRAGLGMLWLKFPGSCSAWAPAAISLQPARLQPALEPAALRWRHSATPVTFRGQQYLFLFGGRSATQPVLGDWHFLHTQELSCALIPVEGPAPEGRHSHSACSWKGGVLVAGGLGAAEQPLGSLCFLEQLEGGFRWQALETRPPLVPRYSHTAHVHHGRLLLVGGVWLHSALAPGITVVDLATGLSADYAISTEHLEWPLMLHNHSSVLLPEEEELLLIGGGGNCFSFGTHLNPEPVSLSLRHILTSH
- the LCMT2 gene encoding tRNA wybutosine-synthesizing protein 4 isoform X6, encoding MGRGRPGTPRPAAILSLGAGFDSLYFRLKDLGLLHHTVVYEVDFPCVVSHKAALIRGAEELSVLVGDAGGAPGAVPFSAGDYKLLGADLSQLPELERALEQAGVDKEIPTLLIAEVVLAYMESNRSDALLSWAAEHFPCAGFLLYEQLCPQDPFGRVMQQHFARLGSALRSLAQYPDCEAQRSRFLAQGWGECSAMDMNQFFTCCTPEEEQQRLQALEPFDEYEQEWHLKCSHYFVLAASKGMEPPWTPLVPIRTAPDGHGPALAGSVPAAPCAVSSALGPRRFGHCSVLVQPGVVLTTGGFGQEEGQHRRARSCQLLLRQAGRWAAGSVRMESGGWDGRLYHTVSCVAAGLALVVGGRTSPSRAGLGMLWLKFPGSCSAWAPAAISLQPARLQPALEPAALRWRHSATPVTFRGQQYLFLFGGRSATQPVLGDWHFLHTQELSCALIPVEGPAPEGRHSHSACSWKGGVLVAGGLGAAEQPLGSLCFLEQLEGGFRWQALETRPPLVPRYSHTAHVHHGRLLLVGGVWLHSALAPGITVVDLATGLSADYAISTEHLEWPLMLHNHSSVLLPEEEELLLIGGGGNCFSFGTHLNPEPVSLSLRHILTSH